Genomic segment of Zingiber officinale cultivar Zhangliang chromosome 11B, Zo_v1.1, whole genome shotgun sequence:
attagaGCTTCAAACTCTTGATTTAAATAATGAATAAAGTGATTTAAATAATGAGTGTCGTCTTAAGGAGTTGTTGAGTAATCTGttcatttattttcttcttttagtGAACCCAAGAGCCGCTCTATCGTCATGGCTTGTTGATCTTTGGTCTCTTCAATGATGGTTGTAATACTATCAAATCTTGAATTCAATAATTGAAGAATTTTCTTGATGGTTACTTTTTCTAGCTTCTCACTATTTCTCTTTAGTTGATTGAAAATGGTAGAGACTCTAGAAAAATTATCCGATACCAACTCGCCTTCCTTCATACGAAATgcatcaaattgacttcttaaCGTTTGAAGGTGTACCTTTTTTACCTTTACTTCTCCTTGAtatgagacttggagcttttGCCATGCTTGCTTGGCCGAAGTAGCAATATTTTCTCAAAATGATCCTCATTTAAACCTTGATAATTGCAGAAGAGAGCCTTCTTATATCTCTTTCTTAAATTTCTTCAATTGGAGATAGTGTCGAGTCATCACGCTGCTCAATGTAGCATTTCTCCATGACCTCCCAAACATCATGAGCTCCATGAAGAGCCTTCATCTTGATACTCCAATTATCATAATTACTCGCCTCGAGCACCAGAACTTGAAAGGGAGCCATACCTCCATTagccatagctctgataccactttcttggaaggaaaaaaaaaattgtggtaGAAAAAATTGTACTTTATGTGGaagaggaaaataaggaaatgagAGTTTCAAGATTTTATTCACAAAGACTAACATATTTATAGGTCTATTACATAACTCAAATAACACCACTAACTCCATGTTTATCTCCTCACTAACTCCATTAATGCATATACTATTACCACTAATACCTCATCTGCCCACTACTTGTCACCTGATCACCCACTAACTCCATCTCTATCAAAAAccaagtttaattttcaacaacTTGATGTAAGCATTAAAATTTACCCCATTTTAAGAACTCATTAGCGCTCTAAATCCTGTTGAATCTTTTATGCAGCTGATCCCAAGAATGCTCATCTAAAGGAACTGCACCCCACAGCCACAGAGAACCTTCATTTGTTTAAGGTCGATTTACTCGACTACGAGTCTGTTGCCTCGGCGATTGCAGGATGTGAAGGGGTGTTCCATCTTGCCAGCCCTGTCCCTTCTATCAGAGTGCCTAATCCAGAGGCAAGTATCTCAAGCAATTGCATGAAATGTTATAGTTATGTAGTCTTTTGCTACAATTGTGTGATATCTGAAGCTCTTTTGATGTGGTGCAGGTAGATGTCATTGAACCTGCTGTTACAGGCACTTTGAATGTTCTCAAGGCATGCTCTGAAGCAAAAGTTCAGCGATTGGTAGTGGTTTCATCCGTTGCTGCAGTCGTAGTGAGTCCAGATGCAACGGATAAGATCTCGGGCGAGGGCGCATGGTCCGATGCTGAATATTGTCGGAAAACCGAGGTAAATTGGTGAAAATTTTCTTTCTGTGATCATTGGGGCAACATCAATATAATGCTGCATGCCTTTAGTATCAGATTAGCATGTTTGAGTGTAACATGTGTCTTTGGTATATATTCTCGTTCTCTTGGTGTATATTGTCGTTGTTATGTTAGGCTCTAATCAGGGGAAGATAATGAGCGCAATTGCAAATGTCATAGCTGTGCAAGGATCGATCACTTTATGTATTCTTTCATAGTTAGCCAACCCTAAATAATTCAAACAAACAAGACTTTGATTTCGACGATAAGATGATGGCTGATATTGCATATGCCGAGTGCTTATCTAAGATGCTTGCTAAATTATCAATAACTTTCAGCCTCTTGAGGAGAAGATAATGAGAGGAATGCAACTATTGTAGTTTTGCAAGCATTGTTTGGTGTATGTGTTATTTTAGTTACTTGACCTGAGTTAGTTTTGCAAGCATTGTTTGGTGTATGTTAATGTTGATGTTCTTTTGTGTTCATAGAATTGGTACTGTCTTTCAAAAACACTAGCAGAGCATGAGGCAATGAACTATGGTGAGAAGCATGGACTCGATGTTGTGACTGTTTGTCCAGCTTATGTCATCGGACCGTTGCTCCAACCCACTTTGAATGCTAGCAGCATGGTTCTCATCAATATGCTGAATGGTCTATCATCTATACTTGTCTTTTGTACTATTAGAACCCTTGGAGATATCACATATGGTCTGATCTTATATTCTCCTCATCGCCATGTTGCAGGTACACACAACTCCATGGACAACATATTATACTATTTTGTGGATGTTCGGGACGTAGCTGATGCACTATATCTGGTCTACGAGAAACCAGAAGCGTCAGGGCGATATATCTGTGGACCTTGTGAAGTGAAACTCTCTGATTtaatacatatgctaaggagctTGTACCCAAATTACAAATATCCTGAAAAGTGAGTGACATAAAACTACTGCAATTCAGAATCATTTCGAAGAACTTGCTTTCTTCTGACTTTTATGAATCTGGATTTGTTGAACATCATGCAGATTCACAGAGCCAAAGAGTTTCACACTGCATTCAGAGAAGTTGGAGAAATTAGGATGGAGATATAGAACACTGAAGGAAAGCCTCATTGATAGCATTGAATTTTATCGAAATGCCGGTCTTATAGACAATGCTTAAACTACATCTTTCTTGTTGATGTTCTATTATTATGGAATGAGGAAATAAGGAGATGCTAATGAACCAATAAAATTTGTGATAACATCTGAATGAATTCATTGGGTTGTTTGAATCAAATGAGTTGTTATTAAGATTGTGACACTTGAATTCTTGTGGAAAATGAGGATTTAGAGATATTGTCCATTTAATTTGGAGACGAAGAGCAACGTGAACAAGTAACTATGAATTTAGGATCCCTAACTTTAGCAAAATGTTTTGAGAGAGTAGCAGTAACTATCAAGAAAAACGGATGCAAATGCACTAACTTTGTTAAGATGATCCTGAAGCTCCTTGGTGTTAGACGTTGCAGGCATTTAGGAAGTGAAGGGAAGTGAACGGATGCAAATGCAAATGCACTTCCTCCATTTAATCTCTTAATGAATTAATTTTAATGCATCGGTTACAAATCGATGCAAGCTTCCTACATAAACCTGGTGTTTAAGAACAATCAAAGGGTGTGACGGCGAAACAAGGTGTAGAGAAAACATCAGTaaagagggatttggtttgtgacaCTTCTAAGAAGGTTTCAAAGGGGTGATTCTGGGCAATAGTAAGCTTCGCAGATCAGAGTCGTCTCCAACATCTTTTTCGATTTTTCTATCGTGATCGTTGTTCCAACTTCAAGCCAGGATAAAGATCATCTCGAGAGTAGGTGTATAAATGAACCAAACCGCTCATGAGCTTTTcaaaactcgattcgataaaagctcgtttaagcttgttaagataaacaaatcaagctcaagtttcacaatattcAACTCGTTAGCTTGTGAACATGTTTGTTAAGCGCATGAATcatcttttaaataaaaaaataatagttttgatattaaatttatagattttacactctattaatgaaacatatagacaaatatattaaatttatttattaaaaaattataaattttaattaaaaaatttgtaattttctttaaatatataatttagtttttaataaatattttaaatttataatttatatttattaaactcgtttaggatccataaaagctcgaataagctcgtcagctatgaatatattcgttaaataaagctgaAGTTTGGCTTGATTATGAACAAACTAAAATCAAATATTCAAGAATTCAACTCGGCTCAGCTCGATTACATCCCTACTCGAGAGATTACTGTAAGTTGTTTGCATATTTGTTTTGTCATTCATGCTTTTTAGATGCAATAATAGTATTAGACCCATTACTCTTGAGAGGAGAAATTCATCCGACGATCGGAGATCGCATCGTGGTATTTACCACATAGTTGTGTAGGGAAAAAGCAACTGAGTCATTTTCTCTCCATCACCAGAACTGACACAAGCATCGGCAAGGGGCTGGCGATCAGTGTGTCCATGGGTGGTGAGCATCTGCCACCGCATTGAAAGTCCGACAATAGACGACCAACACGTTCGTAGTGGTGGAGAAGAAAAAGTTTAATTGAAtcgattaaaatatatttaattgattaaaaaatttgtATTGATACTGTGCATAAAGGTGGGACCCGATAAAGCtgggcagtcaaaagtcaaggaaaCGTGGCAGTTAAGGACAGTAAAAAATCAAGGGgatgtggcggtcagaagtcaaagggacgtgacagtcagcagTTAGGAGAAAGAAGGAGTTAGACCGCCTCGTGTCACCAGCCACATAATTCCTGGTCAGGTACAAATAGAGGAGGGTCTCAAATCTGAGACATAAGACGTAGCCTGGAGTAATGCTTGACCCCGACTGGTCGGGCTTCCTCAGCTTGGGCCGCATAGGCAGGCGCGGTACTTTCAATAAGACAACTTCCGATCGGTCCTTTAGTGATCTAAGCGTGAAAGATGGGGCCCTCACCACAGCTCGTCCccctcatcaagactcaagtcaGGTGTCACACCCAAACGTTCATCCCGAGTTGTCAGTAGATAAACCCGGGCGGACGGAAAGCACTAGGTGACAAcaatgtcagggaatcgtaacctcctgtcagagaataactgtcataCGTCAAGGAATATTCCAGTGGTCTGCTATTCTCTACGAATGGAACCTTTcttctgttggatcgtgaatgtTCGATAgaaggggaggtgaatatcgatttaaaacttTTGTCGAGTAAGCACAGCAGAAAAGGAATAATCGAagaaacaacgctaacacagttcgatttacttgattcggagcttgtgtcgactcctactccaaggcccgcacactagggtgctttcgttggacaatcactaattaaTTCGAAAGATTATTACAAGACTAAGTACAGAATTAATTAGAAAAGAATGAACcgacaataaaataaaaatcaaaaacaaactgGCACTTGTCGGAGAACTTTTCGCGGCGTCGCAAGAGCATAAGAGAGAGCTGATCATGAGATTCTGAGTTCTTGattgagcttcagccttgaccctccttataaaggaggttcggggcgcttggaatcttcagggcgccctgaacatgacgtagccgagccaaccagggcgctCCACATGGCGAGGTGTCGCCGAGGATAAattttcacctccgggcgcctgggtacctcccgggcgcccggatcctgtTTTTCAGcagattccttcctgcaagaGAAACGTTACTCCGAGGCACttatatattctgcaaaacagattattagcacaattcataattcaaaataaaaagagtatgacttagagtccgtctttccgagaccggaatctagtcacgatctcgacttagagttctgaaatagttctaagtcggatcggtgcttaagttcccttcctgggaacacgtcctcacagtcactcccctccagtgacttacctttacttacctgccagacgtccggtcagcccttcgactcgtttggacttcgcgccagctatctggtcagcccatctACCTAGCTGGACTCGTGCCAAACGtcctgtcagcccgtcgacccgtttggactttgtgtcagctatccggtcggtccgtcgacctagctgggcttcgtgccagacatccggtcgtTCGGTcggtcaacctgtctggacttctcctgcacactcggtcagagtgttacatcaacaacaaaactaactttaacttattttgtcattgatcaaaacctgggttagaccgttagtgctaaccgcaccaacaatctccccctttttgatggaatgacaacttggttaagttagtgtaaaatgcaagtaaaacaagcattaacaggtttttaagttagtttttattttcaattttgttttaactaacttaaccacctaaccccccccccccccctttggcattcatcaaatataaacatggatcaaatgcaccaataatcaaaagcaaaaaaaaatgcaaactgaaatcagATCGACTCAGGGGAGTTGAATAGTTAGAAATTttgctttaaaaaatatttcttatccTAAAATAGCTAAGTTACTTAGAAAGAGTAATTGTTAATAACATTTccaaataactaagttttgaaagatgaCTAAGTTAGAAAGATAACTTAGAAAAGTTTTGCAATATTAACCAATAAGTCTTCAGgttgaaaatactttgaaaagattcaattttgaaaattaaggaaaataattttgagaaacttagtttgtaaacttaaacttaagttttgaaaagtccaatttccaaaattttcaataacaaagcaatttttttttaaaaaactattttttggtaaagtttaactttcaaatcaGATTGTCAaaataagtaaaatcaaatttttagagctagatttttaaataaaactaagtttgtacaatttgattttcAAAGCCAATTTTCAAACTAAGTTTATAACcgacaatttaaaaaaaattaacataaaatttagttttacaaaggttaggttttttttttgaaatatttttaggaGAATATTTTCCAAACCctaaaaagtatttttaataaaaaatatgaaagtAATTATCGCTCCCCTGAAAATGACAATATTAAatttgtctaaccagttagctacttactgactattcagaggataacagttttcacttggttagtcaaattaagtctaagtatcagttagtgtttgactatactgaatgacttaatttgattgaTATTCatttggtatttaatgcccagacttatattgatgcactgacataagtatcttaagtccagacaatctgcctatgcatctcactcctttctatgtttggcaatcacaaacaaggtaatcctagggtgttggtgagatgctcaaatactagccctaggggaatatgatttctaagggattattctagtctaaggctaaaatccttttgaaattctaaaaataggaggttttgaaaacataaaagcattttgccttagaatttgaaaataatcatttttgaaaaacacttttaaaattcctaatctattaggcacatccctaattttcttcgtagattgctaaattcaaTTTCAGGGAGGGATTTAGTAAATATGTCGGCTAAATTAGACtttgactcaatgtatttgagttcaatgtctcctttagtgacatgatccctgataaagtgatgcctaatttcaatgtgtttggttctggagtgatgcactggattttttgttaaattgattgaactGATATTGTCAATTaacacttttacatttgtaaggtttaagttgaaatcttttagcgtgtgcatcatccataataattgtgcaatgtattctcctatggctatatattctgactcagttgtagatagtacaacacagtgttgctttctactaaaccagctaacaagtgatggacctagtagttgacaatCACCACTTAtgttttgcggtctaatttgcacccagcataatctgagtcagaataccctattaattcaaaattattagttctaggataccaaatacctacatttgttgttcctttaaggtatctaaagattcttttaacctgagttaaatgtgattccttagcgcaggtttgatatctagcacatatactaactgcaaataaaatatcgggtcgacttgcagttaagtacagtaggctacctatgacactcctataatattttaagtcaaccggttttccatttgggtctttatctaggattgtgtttatgGCCATAGGCGTTTTAATTTCTCTAgcattttccattccgaattttttaggTAATTCTTTAatgtatttttattgataaatatagtttccttcagttgtttgtttgatttgtaatcctaaaaaataagttagttttcctactaaactcatttcagaTTCATGTTCCATTAGACTTgtgaattcatctaaaaattctgaatttgttggcCCAAAGAtgtatcatctacatagatttgggctatgaaaatatcCTTTTGTATTAACTTaacgaatagggttgggtcaatttgaccttggttgaacctttTAGAAATTAGGTAAgcagttagtctttcataccatgccctacgggtttgcttaagtccatataaagctttctttaatttaaagacataatcagggtgttctaaattttcaaacccaggtggttgttctacatagacttcttcttttatcagtccatttaGGAAGGATGACTTAAtgtccatttggtatagtctaaaccGTTTATGGGGTGCATaactaagtaacattctaatggactctagtctagccactggggcataagttttataatagtcaagtccttctacttgactaaaccctttagcaactagtctagctttatttcttgtgatttcccctatttcacttaatttatttctaaatacccattttgtttctattatctttttatttttgggtggtggcactaaattccaaacttcatttctttcaaattgagctagttcttcttgcatagcaattacccagtctgggtcaagtaatgattcatccactgttttaggttcaatttttgaaattaatgaaatttgacttagatttctaaaggatggcCTAGTATGAACCCTTAGGTctagatcaccaattatttgactggttggatgatttgggttgactctaatAGTCCTAGGAGGTTGACTCTCTTgaggttctcttcctctttgtgattTAGAAATTGATTGGTTCTTTCAGAATTAATATTTTCTTGAACAAactcaattggttgaagttgggtttgttcttggttttgtttgtattcttcaaattttacattggtaGTTTCTTCgattcttaaggtaaccttattataaattctataacctctactatttaaggagtatcctacaaaaatttcattttctattttagaagtgaattttcctaagtgttctcttgtatttaagatgaaggttggacacccaaatactttgaaatattttatattggattGTTTATTATGATAAAGTTcgaagaaggttttattatgtattttgtttagtgttgttctattttgcacgtagcaggctgtactaacaacttctgcccaaaagtacttaGGTAGGTTGTATTCATTCAGCattgttctagatgcttcaagaagagttctattttttctttctacaattccattttgtcgGGGAGTTTTAAGATATGAGAATTCGTGATGATAGCTGTTTTCGAGACAGAacttattaaagttatgatttttaaattctcctccattgtcacttctgattcttttgattttaagacctttttcattttcaacttgtttacaaaagtttgtaaatatttcaaaattttcatctttatttttttaagaatttgacccaagtgaacctagaatagtcatcaataattactaaacaatataaactttcatttattgatttgactacatgggagtcaaatagatctaggtgtagaagttctaatattgagttggtttgtgattgattagttggtttgtgagtagattttgtttgtttaccttgttgacaagcattacatatggttgagtctaagttaggtaattttggtagtcctctaactaatctgcttatatttctgaaatttgtgtgtgatattcttctatgccataatcaagtttcttctttttgtgttaaataacacttaactgaagaagtggtcaagttaattgcatagatgttgtctttcctaAATCCTTTTAAGTTTATTTTAGGATTTTCTAGGTGCTTGATTAAACAATCTGAAGCTAAGAACTTAACTTTATATCCTgtgtcacacaattggctgatactaagaagattatacttgaaattttcaaccagTAGCACATTTGTAATGATAAAGTCAGTTTTTAACTCAATATtatctataccaattaccttgagtttgccattgtttccaaaggcaactaactgttcttagatttttttaagtaagttgggtgaacttggtgtgatctccagtcatatgtttggagcaactacTGTCCAAAATCTATCtgatttcctacaataggtaggaattaaggttagtctaattttaatcttttaaaatcattttcaaggTTGATTATTTTATGTAAGAATTTGACTTAGTTTTCAACCACACAGAATATAAGTTcattgaatttttaagctcaaaaataaaattaagtttaaaaataaattttaagtttaaaaataaaattaagtttaatttttaagtttcaaaaatgaagtttatttttttaaaaataaattttacgtttaaaaataaagttaagtttaattttttaaaaataaatttaaataaagttaagtttagtttttaaaataaattttaagtttaaaaataaagtttaatttttaaaataaattttaagtttaaaaataaaattaagtttaattttaaaaataaattttaagtttaaaaaattaagtttaattttaaaaataaattttaagtttaaaaataaaattaagtttaatttttaagttaaaaaaaatgaagtttaattttttaaaaataaattttacgtttaaaaataaagttaaatttaatttttaaaaataaatttaaataaagttaagtttaatttttaaaataaattttaagttttaaaaataaagtttaatttttaaaataaatttttaagtttaaaaatgaaattaagtttaattttaaaaataaattttaagtttaaaaataaaattaagtttaatttaatttaatttaattttaatcttaattttaatttaatataatttaatttaattataattttaatttattttaattttaatttaatttagtttaattttaatttaatttaattttaatttaatccttagtcatctcacccgatctatgttttcaatcagggaatcctagaattttttgagatgaattaggttcaaatttaggatttagtttagggTTCAACAAATAGccattctttgaataaacttcttGGCTATGGTAAGTCACTTGGATATTATTAAAGTAATCAtgtctttgaggttttccaaatagtcctatctactagactcagtacaaaaccttggtataactggttaggatccataaagggtatggtataactggttaggatctataaagggtagcttcggtgagttccacttagccaaatgcaccaggtcgaagtcatatcttcctagacatgcatagactaagcttccctgacGTACTATAATCCAAAACTTcatcagtaccatttttcaagttaaacttgagcccctttctaattagtcctaagTACCCTGCCGTGTAaattagtttgggttaccctgtcgggtaggttaattttggaggtgccagctactctggagcctccccctgaattattggccgttAGTATAATTTTTCGTTCTagatttatgtctatttcttttatagttataatttacttgatgatagtctgagttttggtgagttttaaaatatttaaattttgaatttttggtctaggtttgtattctgatttttgttttgattttacgtaatatattttatctttgggtatgtagtattggttaagttctacttgcgtggttaagcacgctttcggaacccaagctttacttgttggtttgtgttgggttattaaggatttaaatgttttatttgagcttgatttatagccaagtccggttttgttgtaaattactttttggttatttaagattagatctaagttcttagatcttgttgtaaattttgttaggatgtatactaaaagtctagcttttggtataaacatttatctagaaataagaatcacattggtcaaatgtctacatttatgataaatgtagttgttcaattaatttatattgtagataacatggtgtgtggtgtcacacacagaagatcatgttatcggttccttataaattataaacaatagctcacgaccaagatggaaaggaacaaaccattggaaggtcgtagtgtaattaggtattagtttatcttaactatataattacactagtacacttagagtgtattgagtaggaccatttgaggtcgttccttttatactgactttatgaaggaacaaagacctcagttattatggaagtgtgtgctcttaatcctaatataataacaagcacatatatttgatatttatttctttaatttatcaatgggtgagatttagttcgatgaatcaataagcccgataagttgggaaatgatatcacttatagtgtgtgttgttgattatagaaggaaactatgtcctagtgatctaggttgagaatgtccccaagaggagctcataaggattgtcatgttaaaccctgcaggtggacttagtccgacatgacgatgaagttgagtggtactactcttggagctagatattaattaagtga
This window contains:
- the LOC122035210 gene encoding cinnamoyl-CoA reductase 1-like; translation: MDSAAEKKRMCVTGAGGFIASWLVKLLLSKGYIVHGTVRDPTDPKNAHLKELHPTATENLHLFKVDLLDYESVASAIAGCEGVFHLASPVPSIRVPNPEVDVIEPAVTGTLNVLKACSEAKVQRLVVVSSVAAVVVSPDATDKISGEGAWSDAEYCRKTENWYCLSKTLAEHEAMNYGEKHGLDVVTVCPAYVIGPLLQPTLNASSMVLINMLNGTHNSMDNILYYFVDVRDVADALYLVYEKPEASGRYICGPCEVKLSDLIHMLRSLYPNYKYPEKFTEPKSFTLHSEKLEKLGWRYRTLKESLIDSIEFYRNAGLIDNA